From a single Planctellipticum variicoloris genomic region:
- a CDS encoding PA0069 family radical SAM protein has product MWDARTGRGANVDPANRFARYRTDVSDLEDPPDPDEEARAVPTEFIPDASRSIVSENTSPDIPFRYGVNPYRGCEHGCSYCYARPYHEYLGLNAGIDFEAKIFVKHRAPELLTEWLARDGWTPELIAFSGVTDCYQPAEKRFELTRRCLEVVLDARLPVGIITKNAMILRDLDLLAEMAERRLVHVAISLTTLDEQLGRQLEPRTSRPAARLRAIRELSAAGIPVRVMTAPVIPGLNDAELPALLAAAAEAGAHAAGYTILRLPLAVKPIFLDWLQRYAPSKKSRVESWLRELRGGELNTSNFGERMRGSGLIADQIAQTYKVFCRKHGLDRKLPELDFSQFTPPIPKGGQLRLF; this is encoded by the coding sequence ATGTGGGACGCACGGACGGGACGAGGGGCAAATGTCGATCCGGCGAATCGCTTCGCGCGGTACCGGACCGACGTCAGCGATCTGGAAGATCCCCCCGATCCGGACGAAGAAGCCCGCGCCGTGCCGACCGAGTTCATCCCGGACGCCTCCCGGTCGATCGTCTCTGAAAATACCAGCCCGGACATTCCCTTCCGCTACGGTGTGAACCCCTATCGCGGCTGCGAACACGGATGCAGCTACTGCTACGCCCGACCGTATCACGAATATCTGGGGCTCAATGCCGGCATCGATTTCGAAGCGAAGATCTTCGTCAAACACCGGGCGCCGGAACTCCTGACCGAATGGCTCGCACGGGACGGCTGGACGCCGGAACTGATCGCCTTCTCCGGCGTGACCGACTGCTACCAGCCCGCCGAAAAGCGCTTCGAACTGACCCGGCGATGTCTGGAGGTGGTCCTCGACGCCCGCTTGCCGGTGGGGATCATCACCAAGAACGCGATGATCCTCCGGGATCTGGATCTGCTGGCCGAGATGGCCGAACGCCGACTGGTCCATGTGGCGATCAGCCTGACGACCCTCGACGAACAATTGGGGCGCCAGCTCGAACCGCGAACCAGCCGGCCGGCGGCCCGGCTCCGCGCAATTCGCGAACTGAGCGCCGCCGGAATCCCCGTGCGCGTGATGACCGCCCCGGTCATTCCGGGACTTAACGATGCAGAACTGCCGGCGCTGCTGGCCGCGGCGGCGGAAGCCGGGGCGCACGCGGCCGGGTATACGATTCTGCGGCTGCCGCTGGCAGTCAAGCCGATCTTCCTCGACTGGCTGCAGCGATATGCCCCGTCAAAGAAGTCTCGCGTAGAATCGTGGCTGCGGGAGCTGCGCGGCGGCGAATTGAACACCTCGAACTTCGGCGAGCGAATGCGGGGCTCGGGATTGATCGCCGATCAGATCGCGCAGACATACAAAGTCTTCTGCCGCAAGCACGGCCTCGATCGCAAACTGCCGGAACTGGACTTCTCACAGTTCACGCCGCCAATCCCCAAAGGCGGCCAGTTGCGACTCTTCTGA
- a CDS encoding DJ-1/PfpI family protein yields the protein MSSKSLLLLAGDFVEDYEIMVPFQALQLVGYTVHAVCPGKQAGDQIRTAIHDFEGDQTYSEKPGHNFTLNADFATIKAADYAGLVLPGGRAPEYLRLNENVLQLVRDFFAAGKPVAAICHGVQILSAAGVLKGRRCTAYAACGPEITLAGGQYVATPVDQAYVEGNLITAPAWPAHPAWLRELVGALGGEIRS from the coding sequence ATGTCTTCCAAGTCTCTCCTTCTGCTCGCCGGCGATTTCGTCGAAGACTATGAGATCATGGTCCCGTTTCAGGCCCTGCAGCTCGTCGGGTACACGGTCCACGCCGTCTGTCCGGGCAAGCAGGCGGGCGATCAGATCCGGACTGCGATCCACGACTTCGAAGGGGATCAGACCTACAGCGAGAAGCCCGGGCATAATTTCACGCTCAACGCCGACTTTGCCACGATCAAGGCCGCCGACTATGCGGGGCTGGTCCTGCCCGGCGGACGCGCCCCCGAGTATCTGCGGCTGAACGAGAACGTGCTGCAGCTCGTCCGCGACTTTTTTGCCGCCGGGAAGCCGGTGGCGGCCATCTGCCACGGCGTGCAGATTCTCTCTGCGGCGGGCGTCCTGAAGGGGCGTCGCTGCACCGCCTATGCCGCCTGCGGCCCCGAGATCACGCTGGCCGGCGGGCAGTACGTCGCTACGCCGGTCGATCAGGCCTATGTCGAAGGGAACCTGATCACGGCCCCCGCCTGGCCCGCCCATCCCGCCTGGCTGCGGGAGCTGGTCGGGGCGCTGGGTGGCGAGATCAGGAGCTGA
- a CDS encoding NupC/NupG family nucleoside CNT transporter — protein sequence MTGQLTSGFGLVLMIGLAWLLSAHRWRVDWRLVTIGVLVQFAIAWSLLKTSLGLDVINRVRTIFELLLACTDDGAEFAFGPNFRDHYFAFKIGATIISFGALMGLLYHFRILQFVVGVLGWFMQRTLGTSGAESLVAAANIFTGQTEAPLIIQPYLARMTRSEIMTLMVAGFATVAGGVMAAFIGMGIDAGHLLTASVISAPAAVVIAKILQPEVDEPVTRNTLGAAVKPDTINAFDALTTGAADGLRLALNITAMVIAFLALVAVVDLALTSATGVFGSPWTLADVFGWVFSPLAWAMGVDPGDERKVGELLGLKTVANEFLAYDRLATMQDLGPRSKVIAVYALCGFANLGSVGVQIGGLSLLAPSRRADFATLGWRAMLGGNLACFMTACIAGLLI from the coding sequence ATGACCGGGCAATTGACCAGCGGATTCGGCCTGGTGCTGATGATCGGCCTCGCCTGGCTGCTGAGCGCCCATCGCTGGCGCGTCGACTGGCGGCTGGTGACGATTGGCGTTCTGGTCCAGTTCGCCATTGCCTGGTCGCTGCTGAAGACGTCCCTGGGACTGGATGTCATCAATCGCGTGCGGACGATCTTCGAGCTGCTGCTCGCCTGCACCGACGATGGCGCGGAGTTCGCCTTCGGCCCCAACTTTCGGGACCACTACTTCGCATTCAAGATCGGCGCCACAATCATCTCTTTCGGCGCCCTGATGGGACTGCTCTACCACTTCCGGATTCTGCAGTTCGTCGTCGGCGTACTCGGCTGGTTCATGCAGCGGACGCTGGGGACGTCGGGGGCGGAGAGCCTGGTCGCCGCCGCGAACATTTTTACCGGGCAGACTGAGGCGCCGCTGATCATTCAGCCTTACCTTGCCCGCATGACGCGTTCCGAAATCATGACGCTGATGGTCGCCGGCTTCGCCACCGTGGCGGGCGGCGTGATGGCCGCCTTCATCGGCATGGGAATCGACGCCGGCCATCTCCTCACGGCCTCGGTGATCTCTGCACCAGCCGCCGTCGTGATTGCCAAGATTCTCCAGCCCGAAGTCGACGAACCGGTGACTCGCAACACGCTCGGGGCTGCGGTGAAACCCGACACGATCAACGCCTTTGATGCATTGACCACCGGGGCGGCCGACGGGCTGCGGCTGGCGCTGAACATCACGGCGATGGTGATTGCGTTTCTGGCGCTGGTGGCGGTCGTCGATCTGGCGCTGACGTCGGCGACGGGAGTCTTCGGGTCCCCGTGGACGCTGGCAGATGTGTTCGGCTGGGTCTTCAGTCCCCTGGCCTGGGCGATGGGGGTCGATCCGGGGGATGAACGCAAAGTCGGCGAACTGCTGGGGCTCAAGACTGTGGCGAACGAGTTTCTCGCCTATGACCGGCTGGCGACGATGCAGGACCTCGGCCCGCGCTCGAAGGTCATCGCCGTCTATGCGCTGTGCGGATTTGCAAACCTCGGATCCGTCGGCGTGCAGATCGGCGGGCTGTCATTGCTGGCTCCTTCCCGCCGGGCCGACTTTGCGACGCTCGGCTGGCGGGCGATGCTGGGGGGCAATCTCGCCTGCTTCATGACCGCCTGCATTGCGGGCCTCCTGATTTGA
- the metG gene encoding methionine--tRNA ligase has product MTRRILVTSALPYANGHIHLGHLVEYIQTDIWVRFQKLRGNTCTYVCADDTHGTAIMIRARQEGRPETAVIADMSAAHLRDFAGFDVAFDNYGSTHSDSNRAVCHEIWGALRQAGLIVEQEVTQLYDPSAQTFLADRFVKGTCPNCQAPDQYGDSCDKCGSTYSPTDLINPVSTLSGATPEIRTAKHLFVQIERLHEFLTEWTQSGKHLQEEVANYLKGHFLGKPLRDWDVSRPAPYFGFEIPDSPGDYWYVWFDAPIGYIGSTADWCAARGERWEDWWKNPDVEIHHFIGKDITYFHTLFWPAMLKTAGINLPERVHIHGFLTVDGEKMSKSKGTFVMASTYLKHLDPAALRYYYASKLGNGLDDLDLNLEEFVAKVNSDLVGKVVNLASRTAKFVEATGLSAEYPDDGGLFAQAAAEADAIAAAYEACEFSAAMRQIMALADQANRYVEDHAPWTLKKDPERAAELQQVCTVSLNLFRQIVIYLAPVQPRLAAQAAKLLNCPLDGWEDVRRPLVGTPVSKFEHLMKRVDPAQVQAMIEEGQPAVSAPETTAEAAPAAQYQDGPEALANEPLVEAHCTIDDFVKVDLRVARVLEAKHVEGADKLLQLTLSLGGDVRRNVFAGIKSAYAPEALVGKLVILCANLAPRKMRFGVSEGMVLAAGAGGKEIYVLEPDDGAKPGMRVH; this is encoded by the coding sequence ATGACGCGTCGCATTCTGGTGACGTCCGCGTTGCCTTATGCCAACGGGCATATCCACTTAGGTCATCTGGTCGAGTATATCCAGACCGATATCTGGGTCCGCTTCCAGAAGCTGCGGGGGAACACCTGCACGTACGTCTGTGCCGACGACACGCACGGCACGGCGATCATGATCCGGGCCCGGCAGGAAGGCCGGCCGGAGACCGCAGTGATCGCCGATATGAGCGCGGCCCACCTGCGGGACTTCGCCGGGTTCGACGTCGCCTTCGACAACTACGGCAGCACCCACAGCGATTCCAACCGGGCCGTCTGCCACGAAATCTGGGGGGCACTCCGTCAGGCCGGCCTGATCGTCGAACAGGAAGTGACCCAGCTTTACGATCCCTCAGCTCAGACATTCCTCGCCGACCGGTTTGTGAAGGGGACGTGTCCCAACTGCCAGGCCCCCGACCAGTATGGCGACAGTTGCGACAAGTGCGGCTCGACCTACAGTCCGACCGACCTGATCAACCCGGTCAGCACGCTGTCAGGAGCCACGCCGGAAATCCGGACGGCGAAGCACCTCTTCGTCCAGATCGAACGTCTGCACGAGTTCCTGACCGAGTGGACGCAAAGCGGAAAGCACCTGCAGGAGGAAGTCGCCAACTACCTGAAGGGGCACTTCCTCGGCAAACCGCTCCGTGACTGGGACGTTTCGCGGCCGGCCCCGTACTTCGGGTTCGAGATTCCGGACAGCCCCGGCGACTACTGGTACGTCTGGTTCGACGCGCCGATCGGGTACATCGGGTCCACGGCCGACTGGTGCGCGGCACGCGGCGAGCGGTGGGAAGACTGGTGGAAGAACCCCGACGTCGAAATCCACCACTTCATCGGCAAGGACATCACGTACTTCCATACGCTGTTCTGGCCGGCGATGCTCAAGACGGCGGGAATCAATCTTCCCGAGAGAGTCCACATTCACGGCTTCCTGACGGTCGACGGCGAGAAGATGTCCAAAAGTAAGGGCACCTTCGTGATGGCTTCGACGTATTTGAAGCATCTCGACCCGGCGGCTCTGCGCTACTACTACGCCAGCAAGCTCGGGAACGGGCTGGATGACCTCGACCTCAACCTGGAAGAGTTCGTCGCCAAGGTGAATTCGGATCTGGTGGGCAAGGTCGTGAACCTGGCCAGCCGGACGGCGAAGTTTGTCGAAGCCACCGGGCTGTCGGCGGAGTATCCGGACGACGGCGGCCTGTTCGCTCAGGCGGCGGCCGAGGCGGATGCCATCGCCGCGGCGTACGAGGCGTGCGAATTCAGTGCGGCGATGCGGCAGATTATGGCGCTCGCCGACCAGGCGAACCGCTACGTCGAAGATCACGCCCCCTGGACGCTGAAGAAGGATCCCGAACGGGCGGCGGAACTGCAGCAGGTCTGCACGGTTTCGCTGAATCTGTTCCGCCAGATTGTGATCTACCTCGCGCCGGTGCAGCCGCGGCTCGCGGCCCAGGCGGCGAAGCTGTTGAATTGTCCGTTGGACGGTTGGGAAGACGTGCGTCGGCCGCTGGTCGGTACGCCCGTCAGCAAGTTCGAACATTTGATGAAGCGGGTCGATCCCGCACAGGTACAAGCCATGATTGAAGAAGGACAGCCTGCCGTCTCCGCTCCGGAAACGACCGCGGAAGCCGCCCCGGCCGCGCAGTACCAGGATGGCCCGGAAGCCCTCGCCAACGAGCCGCTCGTCGAAGCGCACTGCACGATCGACGACTTCGTGAAGGTCGACCTGCGGGTCGCCCGCGTCCTCGAAGCCAAGCACGTCGAAGGGGCCGACAAGCTGCTGCAGCTCACGCTGAGCCTCGGCGGCGACGTCCGCCGGAACGTCTTCGCGGGGATCAAGAGCGCCTATGCACCGGAGGCCCTCGTCGGCAAGCTGGTGATTCTCTGCGCCAACCTGGCCCCGCGGAAGATGCGGTTCGGCGTCAGCGAGGGGATGGTTTTGGCGGCCGGCGCCGGCGGGAAAGAGATCTACGTCCTTGAGCCCGATGACGGCGCCAAGCCGGGCATGCGGGTGCACTAG